The following are from one region of the Georgenia sp. M64 genome:
- a CDS encoding lysylphosphatidylglycerol synthase domain-containing protein, giving the protein MSQHPGESGSAAPSRPDDASPRRQVLLVDAPLTRVRRPADLVALVIAVLAIVFVLLLAVYGNATTQGVTEDVQSAVANVLRQVLLLPVTVLEGLVTFFLPIVVLVDRVMRRSWRSALEALATGLVAALLAQGALLVLDTIGPSPLSSGLTITSEGSRVIAMNPYAAGLAGLLTAVGDRSHHRLLRWSWSLLWVVLGLAIVQGDQTLPGALVAVLLGRVAGLAMRYASGVLHERATGLALVRGLRRAGIDAVTVVRVDHLPGDTAARSWLVTTSSPIGYTEQLRESSHAAAALAEQDEPARAAHHPHPTTPADLLAAVDREGEKGDVLVPDPLTEPDEAIAGARAGLADMPDGESAHRLYAVWDAAGARRDLTVLDGDRHVVGVLASLWDSARMRGLDRRPATNLREAANRAVLMSLSARSAGVRVPELVGVTESRDSVLIVTEHVDGARRLDQLAPEELDDEMLDQVWAQVRAAHAAGLAHRDLHAAAVLVDPARRVWVRDWENGEIVSSELSRRIDLAQLLALVAVLVGTERALSSAGRVLSRDQLASIAPLLQPVALPNRTRGAAANLKDLLGDLREELIEVVPTADVAPVQLTRFSARTVITATLLVVALWVLLSTLNFEEVATAIAGASPWLMLAAFAVGLLTYVGSGLTLVAFSPEKVGLWQATLVQVSASVVALVAPAGIGYTALNLRFLTKKKVSTPLAVATVGLTQVTQFVTTIVMLVVLALVTGSAGTLSAPSGAVLGAVAATVVALGALMLVPRLRTWVWHKLAPTLRQVWPRLVWVASSPRRLLVGVGGALLLTAGYVAAFGLSLAAFGQSLPLTALAITYLASNSIGSVVPSPGGIGPVEAALTGGLALAGVPAATAASVAVLYRLLTFWGRVPLGWAALHVLQRRDVL; this is encoded by the coding sequence ATGAGCCAGCACCCGGGGGAGAGCGGGTCAGCCGCGCCCTCGCGGCCCGACGACGCCTCCCCACGTCGCCAGGTGCTCCTCGTCGACGCCCCCCTGACGCGGGTGCGCCGGCCCGCGGACCTCGTCGCGCTCGTCATCGCCGTCCTCGCGATCGTCTTCGTGCTCCTGCTCGCCGTCTACGGCAACGCCACCACCCAGGGCGTCACCGAGGACGTCCAGTCCGCCGTCGCCAACGTCCTGCGCCAGGTCCTGCTCCTGCCCGTGACCGTCCTCGAGGGCCTGGTCACGTTCTTCCTGCCGATCGTGGTGCTGGTGGACCGTGTGATGCGCCGGAGCTGGCGCTCCGCCCTCGAGGCGCTCGCGACCGGGCTCGTCGCCGCACTCCTCGCGCAGGGGGCGCTGCTCGTCCTCGACACGATCGGCCCGAGCCCGCTCTCCTCCGGCCTGACGATCACGAGCGAGGGCTCGCGCGTCATCGCGATGAACCCCTACGCCGCGGGCCTCGCCGGGCTCCTCACCGCCGTGGGCGACCGCTCCCACCACCGGCTCCTGCGCTGGTCGTGGTCGCTGCTGTGGGTCGTGCTGGGCCTGGCGATCGTCCAGGGCGACCAGACCCTGCCCGGCGCGCTGGTGGCGGTCCTCCTCGGGCGGGTGGCCGGCCTGGCGATGCGGTACGCCTCGGGGGTCCTCCACGAGCGCGCCACCGGGCTCGCCCTCGTCCGGGGGCTGCGCCGGGCGGGCATCGACGCCGTCACGGTGGTGCGGGTGGACCACCTGCCCGGCGACACCGCCGCCCGGTCGTGGCTGGTGACCACCTCCTCCCCCATCGGCTACACCGAGCAGCTGCGCGAGTCCTCGCACGCGGCGGCCGCCCTCGCGGAGCAGGACGAGCCCGCCCGGGCCGCCCACCACCCGCACCCGACCACCCCCGCCGACCTGCTGGCCGCCGTCGACCGTGAGGGCGAAAAGGGCGACGTCCTCGTCCCGGACCCGCTCACCGAGCCCGACGAGGCGATCGCCGGCGCCCGGGCGGGCCTGGCCGACATGCCGGACGGCGAGAGCGCCCACCGCCTCTACGCCGTCTGGGACGCGGCCGGGGCGCGGCGCGACCTCACCGTCCTCGACGGCGACCGGCACGTCGTCGGCGTGCTCGCCAGCCTCTGGGACAGCGCGCGGATGCGCGGGCTCGACCGGCGTCCGGCCACCAACCTGCGCGAGGCCGCCAACCGCGCGGTCCTCATGTCCCTCTCGGCCCGCTCGGCGGGGGTGCGGGTCCCCGAGCTCGTCGGCGTCACGGAGTCGCGCGACTCGGTCCTCATCGTCACCGAGCACGTCGACGGCGCCCGCCGCCTCGACCAGCTCGCACCGGAGGAGCTCGACGACGAGATGCTCGACCAGGTGTGGGCGCAGGTCCGTGCCGCGCACGCGGCGGGCCTGGCCCACCGGGACCTCCACGCCGCCGCCGTGCTGGTCGACCCCGCCCGCCGGGTGTGGGTGCGCGACTGGGAGAACGGCGAGATCGTCTCCTCCGAGCTGAGCCGGCGCATCGACCTCGCCCAGCTCCTCGCCCTGGTGGCGGTCCTCGTGGGGACGGAGCGGGCCCTGTCGTCCGCGGGGCGGGTCCTCAGCCGCGACCAGCTCGCCTCCATCGCGCCCCTGCTGCAGCCCGTCGCCCTGCCGAACCGGACGCGGGGCGCGGCGGCGAACCTCAAGGACCTCCTCGGCGACCTGCGTGAGGAGCTCATCGAGGTGGTGCCGACCGCCGACGTCGCCCCGGTGCAGCTGACCCGGTTCTCCGCCCGCACGGTCATCACCGCGACCCTGCTGGTGGTGGCCCTGTGGGTGCTGCTCTCCACCCTGAACTTCGAGGAGGTGGCCACGGCCATCGCGGGGGCCAGCCCCTGGCTCATGCTCGCCGCGTTCGCCGTCGGGCTCCTCACCTACGTCGGCTCGGGCCTGACGCTGGTGGCGTTCTCCCCGGAGAAGGTCGGGCTGTGGCAGGCCACGCTCGTCCAGGTCTCGGCGTCGGTCGTCGCCCTCGTCGCACCCGCGGGCATCGGGTACACCGCGCTGAACCTGCGCTTCCTCACCAAGAAGAAGGTCAGCACCCCCCTGGCCGTCGCCACCGTCGGCCTCACCCAGGTGACGCAGTTCGTCACGACCATCGTCATGCTCGTCGTGCTGGCCCTGGTGACCGGCTCCGCCGGAACCCTCAGCGCCCCCTCGGGCGCGGTGCTCGGGGCGGTCGCCGCCACCGTCGTCGCCCTCGGTGCGCTCATGCTCGTCCCGCGCCTGCGGACCTGGGTGTGGCACAAGCTCGCGCCGACCCTGCGCCAGGTGTGGCCACGCCTGGTGTGGGTGGCCTCCAGCCCGCGGCGCCTGCTCGTCGGCGTCGGCGGGGCCCTGCTCCTCACGGCCGGCTACGTCGCCGCGTTCGGGCTCTCGCTCGCGGCCTTCGGGCAGAGCCTGCCCCTGACCGCGCTGGCGATCACCTACCTCGCGTCGAACTCCATCGGCTCGGTCGTCCCGTCCCCGGGCGGCATCGGCCCCGTCGAGGCGGCCCTGACCGGCGGTCTGGCGCTGGCCGGCGTGCCGGCCGCCACAGCGGCGTCCGTCGCCGTGCTGTACCGCCTGCTCACCTTCTGGGGTCGGGTGCCGCTGGGGTGGGCGGCCCTGCACGTCCTCCAGCGCCGCGACGTCCTCTGA
- a CDS encoding DUF2079 domain-containing protein: MPTTTRARADTVVPWALAAGTAAVYTLFAVLQWRLLESPSWDLGIFTQLAKAYAEPAAPVVTIKGEGFNLLGDHFHPLLVVLGPVYRLFPSGLTLLVLQALLLGLSVQPVTSVARELLGRARGTALGVAYGLSWGLQGAVGAQFHEIALAVPLLAAALAAFLRGRWRAAALWAAPLVLVKEDLGLTAAALGAVMVWRSVRGRHPDRSRGGPRRLVWRSAQGRAGVLLLAWGVAWSVLAIVVILPALNPGGTWDYYDRLDPAADASLLVRVLTPGEKWVTLLLLVGSAGVVGATSPLVWLWLPTLAWRFVGNVPFYWGWDWHYSAVLMPVAAAALVDVVAGRGERTAGGPAPPTDRDPAARAAPSRAGAGGWAGLGVAAALATTVLMTPVMPLGRLAEPVTYALPERHDAAMAAVEAVPPGATVETDIYLMAYLVPRAQVYWVGNPGNPAPDYIQLDTLRRTWPDRDITDAADFAEERHPGTDYALVLDSGGFQVARRVG, encoded by the coding sequence GTGCCGACGACCACCCGGGCACGGGCGGACACGGTCGTGCCCTGGGCCCTGGCGGCGGGCACGGCGGCGGTCTACACCTTGTTCGCCGTCCTGCAGTGGCGGCTGCTGGAGTCGCCCTCCTGGGACCTCGGGATCTTCACCCAGCTCGCCAAGGCCTACGCCGAGCCGGCCGCCCCGGTCGTGACGATCAAGGGCGAGGGGTTCAACCTGCTCGGCGACCACTTCCACCCCCTGCTGGTGGTCCTCGGTCCGGTCTACCGACTCTTCCCCTCCGGCCTGACGCTCCTCGTCCTCCAGGCGCTGCTGCTGGGCCTGTCCGTGCAACCGGTGACGTCGGTGGCCCGCGAGCTGCTGGGGCGGGCCCGCGGCACGGCGCTCGGCGTGGCCTACGGGTTGAGCTGGGGGCTGCAGGGCGCGGTCGGGGCGCAGTTCCACGAGATCGCCCTGGCGGTCCCGCTGCTCGCCGCGGCGCTGGCCGCGTTCCTGCGCGGGCGGTGGCGCGCCGCGGCGCTGTGGGCGGCGCCGCTGGTGCTCGTCAAGGAGGACCTCGGCCTGACCGCCGCGGCGCTCGGCGCGGTGATGGTGTGGCGGTCGGTGCGCGGCCGCCACCCGGACCGGTCGCGCGGCGGCCCGCGGCGCCTCGTGTGGCGCTCGGCGCAGGGCCGCGCGGGTGTGCTCCTGCTGGCGTGGGGGGTGGCCTGGTCCGTCCTGGCCATCGTGGTGATCCTGCCCGCCCTCAACCCGGGTGGGACGTGGGACTACTACGACCGGCTCGACCCCGCGGCCGACGCGTCGCTGCTCGTGCGGGTCCTCACGCCCGGCGAGAAGTGGGTGACGCTGCTGCTCCTCGTCGGCTCGGCCGGGGTGGTCGGTGCGACCTCGCCCCTGGTGTGGCTGTGGCTGCCCACCCTCGCGTGGCGCTTCGTCGGCAACGTGCCCTTCTACTGGGGCTGGGACTGGCACTACTCCGCGGTGCTCATGCCCGTCGCCGCCGCTGCGCTCGTCGACGTCGTCGCCGGGCGCGGGGAACGGACGGCCGGTGGGCCGGCCCCACCCACCGACCGGGACCCGGCGGCCCGGGCGGCTCCGTCCCGGGCCGGTGCGGGCGGCTGGGCCGGCCTCGGCGTCGCCGCCGCGCTGGCGACCACGGTGCTCATGACGCCGGTCATGCCGCTGGGCCGCCTGGCCGAGCCGGTCACCTACGCCCTGCCCGAGCGCCACGACGCCGCCATGGCCGCCGTCGAGGCGGTGCCGCCCGGCGCCACCGTCGAGACCGACATCTACCTCATGGCGTACCTGGTCCCGCGCGCCCAGGTGTACTGGGTGGGGAACCCGGGCAACCCGGCGCCGGACTACATCCAGCTCGACACCCTGCGCCGGACCTGGCCGGACCGGGACATCACGGACGCCGCCGACTTCGCGGAGGAGCGGCACCCGGGCACCGACTACGCCCTCGTCCTGGACTCCGGCGGCTTCCAGGTGGCCCGGCGGGTCGGCTGA
- a CDS encoding copper resistance CopC family protein, with the protein MIRAVLAVVAALVLATAPAATAHDVLLESSPADGARLASSPREITLTFSADLLATGAAMAVSDDAAATVAEAPAEVDGRVAAVSLEEELPAGGYTVTWSVVSSDGHRIDGDLTFTVEGPAEGTGSAGSAGTATDAADPAGEGTDVRAAAPADPDASADGADVSAKVGNGGDGGGNDPGGDQVNNPTGGLDVPGWVVLVLAIGALGGAVAIAVRRWRG; encoded by the coding sequence GTGATCCGCGCCGTGCTCGCCGTTGTGGCCGCCCTCGTCCTCGCGACGGCGCCCGCCGCCACCGCGCACGACGTCCTCCTGGAGAGCTCCCCCGCCGACGGCGCCCGGCTCGCGTCGTCCCCCCGGGAGATCACGCTGACCTTCAGCGCCGACCTCCTCGCCACCGGGGCGGCCATGGCGGTCTCCGACGACGCGGCGGCCACGGTCGCGGAGGCCCCGGCCGAGGTCGACGGCCGCGTCGCAGCGGTGTCGCTGGAGGAGGAGCTGCCCGCCGGGGGCTACACCGTGACGTGGTCGGTGGTGTCCTCCGACGGGCACCGCATCGACGGCGACCTGACGTTCACCGTCGAGGGTCCCGCGGAGGGCACCGGTTCGGCTGGGAGCGCCGGGACCGCGACCGATGCTGCGGACCCGGCCGGGGAAGGCACCGATGTCCGGGCCGCCGCACCGGCGGACCCTGACGCCTCCGCCGACGGCGCGGACGTCTCGGCGAAGGTCGGGAACGGCGGCGACGGCGGGGGGAACGACCCCGGCGGGGACCAGGTGAACAACCCCACCGGTGGGCTCGACGTGCCCGGCTGGGTCGTGCTCGTCCTGGCGATCGGGGCCCTCGGGGGCGCCGTGGCGATCGCGGTGCGCCGCTGGCGCGGCTGA
- a CDS encoding gluconokinase, whose amino-acid sequence MTEVPTTEMSPLPKRSRGPRHVVVMGVSGGGKTTLAMMLAGKLGYVFAEGDEFHSQANREKMGSGTPLDDDDRAPWLQSIQDWMTAEARAGHSTVVTCSALRKRYRDVLRGAEGHAVFVHMAPPVDLTLERMKVREGHYMPPSLLTSQVQTLEELEDDEAGFKVTSTGAPTEVLAAVLAQLKDY is encoded by the coding sequence ATGACCGAGGTCCCCACCACCGAGATGTCCCCCCTGCCCAAGCGGTCGCGGGGGCCGCGGCACGTCGTCGTCATGGGCGTCTCCGGCGGTGGCAAGACCACGCTCGCGATGATGCTCGCGGGCAAGCTGGGCTACGTCTTCGCCGAGGGCGACGAGTTCCACAGCCAGGCCAACCGCGAGAAGATGGGGTCCGGCACCCCGCTCGACGACGACGACCGGGCTCCGTGGCTGCAGTCCATCCAGGACTGGATGACGGCCGAGGCCCGCGCCGGGCACTCCACCGTCGTCACCTGCTCCGCCCTGCGCAAGAGGTACCGCGACGTCCTGCGCGGGGCCGAGGGCCACGCCGTCTTCGTCCACATGGCCCCCCCGGTCGACCTCACCCTGGAGCGGATGAAGGTCCGCGAGGGCCACTACATGCCCCCGAGCCTGCTCACCTCGCAGGTGCAGACCCTCGAGGAGCTCGAGGACGACGAGGCGGGGTTCAAGGTCACCTCCACCGGCGCGCCCACCGAGGTCCTCGCCGCCGTCCTCGCCCAGCTCAAGGACTACTGA
- a CDS encoding 2,3-bisphosphoglycerate-dependent phosphoglycerate mutase, with product MGTLVLLRHGESVGNARALFTGVLDVDLTAAGESACEEAGARLRGTGWTPDVIVTSELWRGRRTAELVRRALDVDVPVERTWRLNERNYGALSGHLKAEVAQRHGIESFLHWRRSYEGRPPPLDEATLHTWRSLSPFDRLPAEALTATESLADVVERLRPWTGELTARLRAGRHVLVAAHGNTLRALAAVLDDLTPDELRALNLPNARPLLYELDDDARPVRRGGRYLDPDLAHAEARAIALEGGT from the coding sequence ATGGGAACCCTCGTGCTCCTGCGCCACGGCGAGTCCGTGGGCAACGCGCGTGCGCTGTTCACCGGCGTCCTCGACGTCGACCTCACCGCCGCGGGGGAGAGCGCGTGCGAGGAGGCCGGCGCCCGCCTGCGGGGCACGGGGTGGACGCCGGACGTCATCGTCACCTCCGAGCTCTGGCGCGGCCGGCGCACCGCCGAGCTGGTCCGCCGGGCGCTGGACGTCGACGTGCCGGTCGAGCGGACCTGGCGGCTGAACGAGCGCAACTACGGCGCCCTGTCGGGTCATCTCAAGGCCGAGGTGGCCCAGCGGCACGGCATCGAGAGCTTCCTGCACTGGCGCCGGTCGTACGAGGGGCGGCCGCCCCCGCTCGACGAGGCCACCCTGCACACCTGGCGCTCCCTGAGCCCGTTCGACCGGCTGCCCGCCGAGGCCCTCACCGCCACCGAGTCCCTGGCCGACGTCGTCGAGCGGCTGCGGCCCTGGACGGGTGAGCTGACGGCCCGGCTCCGCGCCGGCCGGCACGTCCTCGTCGCCGCGCACGGCAACACCCTGCGGGCGCTCGCCGCCGTGCTGGACGACCTCACGCCCGACGAGCTGCGGGCGCTCAACCTCCCCAACGCGCGGCCGCTGCTGTACGAGCTCGACGACGACGCCCGCCCCGTGCGCCGCGGCGGCCGGTACCTCGACCCCGACCTCGCCCACGCCGAGGCCAGGGCGATCGCCCTGGAGGGCGGGACCTGA